The following is a genomic window from Fundidesulfovibrio soli.
CCCGCCAGGGCCGAGGCCTCGCACATGAGCTCCCGCAGGAGCGGCAGGCGCAGGGTCAGGCGGGTCTGGTCGTCGCAGAGGGCGGAGGCCTGCTCCACCAGGGCGGCCAGGGCCCCCCGGTCGAAGGGCTTGAGCCCGCCCTCGTCGATGACGCGGCGCAGCATGGAGAGCAGCGCCGCCTCGTTGGCCGGGGTGCGGGGGATGTGGTCCTGCAGGTGGGCCTTGAGCTTGAAGAGCTTCTGGAAGCGCTCGTCGCCGTAGAGCAGCACCTCGTAGGCCTCGTCGGTGCCCACCAGGATCACCTTGGCCGTGAGCGGCACCGGCTCCGGCTCGATGGTGCGGGTGCGCACCTGCTCGCCGTCGGCGGGGTCCTCGATGCGGCACAGGCCGGAGCGCAGCGCGCGCAGCAGGCCCTCCCAGGCCTGGGCCCCGTGGGCCAGGTCGTCGATGCGCAGCACCAGGAAGCCGCCCAGGGCGCGGTGAATGGCCCCGGGCTTGATCAGGGTGTGGTCGGTGTAGAGCGCTCCGAAGTCGGATTCGCGCTCCACGCAGCCCAGCAGGTTGTGGTGGGTGGGGTGGTCCTCGATGACCACGGGGGCGCCCTCCAGCCGGGAGTTGTCCACGAAGAGGTTGACCTCGTAGCGGGCGATGAGGCCGTCGGCGGTGAGGCCCTGGTCCTGCCCGGGGTGCACGGGCACGGGCGGGGCGTCCTTGACCAGGAATCCCTCGTAGTTCTCGATGACGTCCTGGCGCACCCCGCGCAGGAAGCGCAGCACCTCCGGCTGGTCCGCGAACTCGGCCAGCAGCGCCTCCAGGTGGAAGTCCACCACCTCGCCCACGGTCTGCTGGTCGAGCTTCTTCTCGTTCTCGCGGTAGGTGCGGTCCTCGGCGGCCAGGGTGCGCATGTAGCCGCCCATGTCGGAGAGGATCTCGTCGCCCTGCTGCTTGAGGGACTTGCGCAGATCCGGGTCCATGCGCTCGTAGTCCTCGTCGCTGACCACCTTGCCCTCAAGCAGGGGGTAGAGGGTCATGCCGCCCTGCTCGTCCACGTCCAGGTTGAAGCCCTGCTCGGCGGCGCGCTCCTCCATCTCGGAGAACAGCTCCTCGCGCACGCTCTGGAAGTCGCGCTGGAGGCTCTGGCGCCTGGCCAGGTGGCCCTCCTGCTCGAAGCGGATGGGTATCTCGTCGCGCACGGCCGCCACGGCCTTGGCCGTCTCGGCCTTGAGCCTGCGCCCCTGGCCCGGGGGCAGGGTCAGGGCGGCGGGGCGGTCCTGGTCCTCGAAGTTGTGCACGTAGACGATGTCCGGGGGCGTGGGGGCCTTGGCCGCCACCGGGGTCAGGAAGCGTTTGAGGAAATAGGTGCGGCCCTGGTAGGGCTCCCCGGCCAGGAAGATGTTGTATTCGCGCCCGCTGAGCGAGAGCCCCAGCTCCAGCGCCGAGAGGGCCCGCGGCTGGAAGGACGCGTCGGAGGCCTCGGCCTCCGGCAGCGTGGTGCTGTCGTCGCAGGGAATGGATTCAGGGGGGCAGACGGCCCGGAGCTTTTCCGGAGCCAGAGGCGAAGGCTTGGGCATGGGGTATCCTGAAAGAATCTTTGTCATAGAGTAACGCTTGGCAGCCGCGCTCGCAAGGGCCGCGCTCGCAAGGGAACCCCGCAAATGCGGGGAATCGCCGCTCCAGCTGATTGCCCTTGCATTTTTCTCCCCCCGCGTTAGTGTGGCAGGGTCGTATTCCTCTCCACTCCAACCCAATTCGAGGGGGAACCATGGAAGTACGCACCATCCTCTGGCCCACTGACCTCTCTCCCGGCTCCCTCAAGGCGTCGGGGCACGTTCTCTCCCTGGCCGAGAAATACGGCGCCCTCGTGGTGGTCATGTACGTCAGCGTGGACCTCTGCTCCTATTTCCCGGCCTACGGCAACTACCCCAGCCCGAACATGATCCAGGAGTTCCAGGGCTGGGAGGTGGAGCAGGCCAAGCTCAAGCTGGAGCATATCTGCGGCGAGGCCCTGAAGGGCTGCCCAAGGCTCAAGATCCACCTGGTTTCGGGCGAGCCCGCGGCCGAGATCCTCAAAGCCATCGACACCGAGAAGGCCGACCTGGTCGTCATGACCAGCCGGGGCCATGGCCTGGGGGCCAGGCCGGGCGGGGAGACGGGGCTGGGGCGCGTGGCAAGGGAAATCCTGGAGCTGTCCAAGGTCCCCGTGCATATCGTGCGGCCCT
Proteins encoded in this region:
- a CDS encoding Lon protease family protein, which codes for MPKPSPLAPEKLRAVCPPESIPCDDSTTLPEAEASDASFQPRALSALELGLSLSGREYNIFLAGEPYQGRTYFLKRFLTPVAAKAPTPPDIVYVHNFEDQDRPAALTLPPGQGRRLKAETAKAVAAVRDEIPIRFEQEGHLARRQSLQRDFQSVREELFSEMEERAAEQGFNLDVDEQGGMTLYPLLEGKVVSDEDYERMDPDLRKSLKQQGDEILSDMGGYMRTLAAEDRTYRENEKKLDQQTVGEVVDFHLEALLAEFADQPEVLRFLRGVRQDVIENYEGFLVKDAPPVPVHPGQDQGLTADGLIARYEVNLFVDNSRLEGAPVVIEDHPTHHNLLGCVERESDFGALYTDHTLIKPGAIHRALGGFLVLRIDDLAHGAQAWEGLLRALRSGLCRIEDPADGEQVRTRTIEPEPVPLTAKVILVGTDEAYEVLLYGDERFQKLFKLKAHLQDHIPRTPANEAALLSMLRRVIDEGGLKPFDRGALAALVEQASALCDDQTRLTLRLPLLRELMCEASALAGIRGRDMVDAGVLRAARDARLFRANLLEEEFLAEYDREMIKVSTSGSAVGRANGLSVRMYGDFAFGLPHQIACTVGVGHGGILDLEREAELGGPIHTKGMMILKSYLVSQFAQDKPVVLTGSLCFEQSYAEVEGDSASGAELAALLSALSGAPLNLSLAFTGAVSSSGAIMAVGGVNQKIEGFYEVCKRRGLTGGQGVLIPADNVVNLMLKEEVLEAVRNGQFNIYPLGSIEEAIELLSGMPAGQRGPDGLFPEGSLFRLVDEKLARFAALASRWSGVNRLNCEP
- a CDS encoding universal stress protein; its protein translation is MEVRTILWPTDLSPGSLKASGHVLSLAEKYGALVVVMYVSVDLCSYFPAYGNYPSPNMIQEFQGWEVEQAKLKLEHICGEALKGCPRLKIHLVSGEPAAEILKAIDTEKADLVVMTSRGHGLGARPGGETGLGRVAREILELSKVPVHIVRP